From Cellulosimicrobium cellulans, the proteins below share one genomic window:
- a CDS encoding VIT1/CCC1 transporter family protein, whose translation MSDAPRNGQHLGEPHHPESTGSRLNRLRAGVLGANDGIVSTAGVVVGVAATSTSVPVIATAGGAALLAGALSMAAGEYVSVSTQRDTERALLATERRELAEMPDAELEELTGIYEAKGLTPDLAHQVAVQLTERDPLAAHADAELHIDPDELTSPWEAAVASIASFTVGGLLPFAAILLAPQAVRIPLTFVAVVLALVLTGWGSARLGNAPTRRATVRTVVGGAVAMGVTYAIGSLLDVNV comes from the coding sequence ATGAGCGACGCGCCGCGCAACGGTCAGCACCTCGGTGAACCCCACCACCCGGAGAGCACGGGGTCACGGCTCAACCGGCTGCGCGCCGGGGTCCTCGGCGCCAACGACGGCATCGTGTCGACGGCGGGCGTCGTCGTGGGAGTCGCCGCGACGAGCACGTCGGTCCCCGTCATCGCGACGGCGGGCGGCGCGGCGCTCCTCGCGGGGGCCCTGTCCATGGCGGCGGGCGAGTACGTCTCCGTGAGCACGCAGCGCGACACCGAGCGGGCGCTGCTCGCGACCGAGCGGCGCGAGCTCGCCGAGATGCCGGACGCCGAGCTCGAGGAGCTCACGGGGATCTACGAGGCGAAGGGTCTGACGCCGGACCTCGCGCACCAGGTCGCCGTCCAGCTCACCGAGCGCGACCCGCTCGCCGCGCACGCCGACGCCGAGCTGCACATCGACCCCGACGAGCTCACGAGCCCGTGGGAGGCCGCGGTCGCCTCCATCGCGTCGTTCACGGTGGGCGGCCTGCTGCCGTTCGCGGCGATCCTCCTCGCACCGCAGGCCGTGCGCATCCCGCTGACGTTCGTCGCCGTCGTGCTCGCGCTGGTGCTCACGGGCTGGGGCTCGGCCCGCCTCGGGAACGCGCCGACCCGGCGCGCGACGGTCAGGACCGTCGTCGGCGGCGCGGTCGCGATGGGCGTGACCTACGCGATCGGGTCGCTGCTCGACGTCAACGTATAG
- the ybaK gene encoding Cys-tRNA(Pro) deacylase: MAKKSKSSAHAGTPAVALLEREGVAHTLHPYEHDPSSDLSYGLEAAAAIGVPAEQVFKTLLAVVDGAALVVGVVPVDRQLDLKALAKAAGGKKAAMAEPAAAERATGYVVGGISPLGQKQRHRTFLDDTALAFDAVYVSGGRRGLDVGLAPSDLLRLTDGTAASLAR; encoded by the coding sequence GTGGCCAAGAAGTCGAAGTCGTCCGCGCACGCCGGCACGCCCGCGGTCGCGCTCCTCGAGCGCGAGGGCGTCGCCCACACGCTGCACCCGTACGAGCACGACCCGTCGAGCGACCTGTCGTACGGCCTGGAGGCCGCGGCGGCGATCGGGGTGCCCGCGGAGCAGGTGTTCAAGACCCTGCTCGCCGTCGTCGACGGCGCCGCGCTCGTCGTGGGCGTCGTGCCGGTCGACCGCCAGCTCGACCTCAAGGCGCTCGCCAAGGCGGCGGGCGGCAAGAAGGCGGCCATGGCCGAGCCCGCCGCGGCCGAGCGCGCGACGGGCTACGTCGTCGGCGGCATCTCGCCGCTCGGCCAGAAGCAGCGCCACCGGACGTTCCTCGACGACACCGCGCTCGCGTTCGACGCCGTCTACGTCTCGGGCGGCCGCCGCGGCCTCGACGTCGGCCTCGCGCCGTCGGACCTCCTGCGCCTCACGGACGGCACCGCCGCCTCCCTCGCGAGGTAG
- the cimA gene encoding citramalate synthase has protein sequence MTSATTPVTGPREARVFHVYDTTLRDGAQQEGMNLSVADKLAIAPLLDELGVGFIEGGWPGAVPKDTEFFRRAAKELDLRHAVLAAFGSTRKAGLRAWDDPQVRALVDSEAPVVTLVAKSDVRHVERALRTTPDEGLAMITDTVSFLVGEGRRVVVDAEHFFDGYRYDPAFTRSAVQAAFEAGAEVVALCDTNGGMLPTWVVEVVEELRDAVGLPHGRDALPGDALLGMHAHNDSGCAVANTLAAVEAGAAHVQGTVNGYGERTGNVDLLTVVANLELKHGLRTLTGEGLEESTRISHAISEITNISPYARQPYVGASAFAHKAGLHASAIKVDPDLYQHIDPTAVGNDIRMLVSDMAGRASIELKGRELGFDLSGQGELLTRVTNRVKDDEANGYTYEAADASFELLLREEITGERPPYFRVESWRTIVERAGSRGTEATAEATVKLHAGGERIVTTGEGNGPVNALDHALRLALGRVYPEIEVFELIDFKVRILDTEQGTDAITRVLIETTDGSTSWSTVGVGPNLIEAAWEALTDSAIYGLVHAGVDPR, from the coding sequence ATGACCTCGGCGACGACCCCCGTGACCGGCCCCCGCGAGGCCCGGGTCTTCCACGTCTACGACACGACCCTGCGCGACGGCGCGCAGCAGGAGGGCATGAACCTCTCCGTCGCCGACAAGCTCGCCATCGCGCCGCTGCTCGACGAGCTCGGCGTCGGGTTCATCGAGGGCGGCTGGCCCGGTGCGGTCCCCAAGGACACGGAGTTCTTCCGCCGTGCGGCCAAGGAGCTCGACCTGCGCCACGCCGTGCTCGCGGCGTTCGGCTCGACCCGCAAGGCCGGCCTGCGCGCGTGGGACGACCCGCAGGTGCGGGCGCTCGTCGACTCCGAGGCGCCGGTCGTGACGCTCGTCGCCAAGTCCGACGTCCGGCACGTCGAGCGCGCGCTGCGCACGACTCCCGACGAGGGCCTCGCGATGATCACCGACACCGTGTCGTTCCTCGTGGGCGAGGGCCGCCGGGTCGTCGTCGACGCGGAGCACTTCTTCGACGGCTACCGGTACGACCCGGCGTTCACGCGGTCCGCCGTGCAGGCGGCGTTCGAGGCCGGGGCCGAGGTCGTGGCCCTGTGCGACACCAACGGCGGGATGCTGCCGACCTGGGTCGTCGAGGTCGTCGAGGAGCTGCGCGACGCCGTCGGGCTCCCGCACGGGCGCGACGCGCTCCCGGGCGACGCGCTGCTCGGCATGCACGCGCACAACGACTCCGGGTGCGCGGTGGCGAACACCCTCGCGGCCGTCGAGGCGGGCGCGGCCCACGTGCAGGGGACGGTCAACGGGTACGGGGAGCGGACGGGCAACGTCGACCTCCTCACGGTCGTCGCGAACCTCGAGCTCAAGCACGGGCTGCGGACCTTGACCGGGGAGGGCCTGGAGGAGTCCACGCGCATCTCGCACGCGATCAGCGAGATCACCAACATCTCCCCGTACGCGCGCCAGCCGTACGTCGGCGCGAGCGCGTTCGCGCACAAGGCCGGCCTGCACGCGAGCGCGATCAAGGTCGACCCCGACCTCTACCAGCACATCGACCCGACGGCGGTCGGCAACGACATCCGCATGCTCGTCTCCGACATGGCCGGCCGCGCGTCGATCGAGCTCAAGGGCCGCGAGCTCGGGTTCGACCTCTCGGGCCAGGGCGAGCTGCTCACCCGCGTGACGAACCGGGTCAAGGACGACGAGGCCAACGGGTACACCTACGAGGCCGCGGACGCCTCGTTCGAGCTGCTGCTCCGCGAGGAGATCACGGGCGAGCGTCCCCCGTACTTCCGCGTCGAGAGCTGGCGCACGATCGTCGAGCGGGCCGGGTCGCGCGGTACCGAGGCCACGGCCGAGGCGACCGTCAAGCTCCACGCCGGGGGCGAGCGCATCGTCACGACCGGCGAGGGGAACGGGCCCGTCAACGCGCTCGACCACGCGCTCCGGCTCGCCCTCGGGCGCGTCTACCCCGAGATCGAGGTCTTCGAGCTCATCGACTTCAAGGTCCGCATCCTCGACACCGAGCAGGGGACCGACGCGATCACGCGCGTGCTCATCGAGACGACCGACGGCTCGACGTCGTGGTCGACGGTCGGCGTCGGGCCGAACCTCATCGAGGCGGCCTGGGAGGCGTTGACCGACTCCGCGATCTACGGCCTCGTCCACGCGGGGGTCGACCCTCGCTGA
- a CDS encoding YccF domain-containing protein, which produces MKTLLNIIWLVFAGLWLALGYVLAGIICCILIVTIPFGIASFRIAGYALWPFGRTVVDKPTAGAWSTIGNVIWVVVAGIWLAIGHVVTAIPLFVSIIGIPLGIANLKMIPVSLLPLGKDIVPTDAPYTAYQR; this is translated from the coding sequence GTGAAGACACTGCTCAACATCATCTGGCTCGTGTTCGCCGGGCTCTGGCTCGCCCTGGGCTACGTCCTGGCGGGCATCATCTGCTGCATCCTCATCGTCACGATCCCGTTCGGCATCGCGTCGTTCCGCATCGCGGGCTACGCGCTGTGGCCGTTCGGCCGCACGGTCGTCGACAAGCCGACCGCGGGCGCGTGGTCGACGATCGGGAACGTCATCTGGGTGGTCGTCGCCGGGATCTGGCTCGCGATCGGGCACGTCGTCACCGCGATCCCGCTGTTCGTGTCGATCATCGGCATCCCGCTCGGGATCGCGAACCTCAAGATGATCCCGGTCTCGCTCCTGCCGCTCGGCAAGGACATCGTCCCGACCGACGCCCCGTACACCGCCTACCAGCGCTGA
- a CDS encoding 3-isopropylmalate dehydrogenase — MTRTIDLAVVAGDGIGTEVVEQGLAVLEAAVAGSDVKVSTTPFDLGARRWHATGETLTDADLEAIRGHDAILLGAIGDPSVPSGVLERGLLLKLRFALDHYVNLRPGKLYPGVTSPLADPGEIDFVVVREGTEGPYVGNGGSLRTGTPHEIATEVSLNTAFGVERVVRDAFARAQARPRKHLTLVHKHNVLVHAGHLWRRTVEAVNAEFPDVTTDYLHVDAATIFLTTKPSRFDVIVTDNLFGDILTDQAAAITGGIGLAASANINPDRTAPSMFEPVHGSAPDIAGQGKADPTATVLSVALLLDHLGLGDEAKRVEAAVAADLAERGSRVRSTAEVGRELAARVAG; from the coding sequence ATGACGCGCACCATTGATCTGGCAGTCGTGGCCGGGGACGGCATCGGGACCGAGGTCGTCGAGCAGGGCCTCGCCGTGCTCGAGGCGGCCGTGGCCGGCTCGGACGTGAAGGTCTCCACGACGCCGTTCGACCTGGGTGCGCGCCGCTGGCACGCGACGGGCGAGACGCTCACCGACGCGGACCTCGAGGCGATCCGCGGCCACGACGCGATCCTCCTGGGCGCGATCGGCGACCCGAGCGTCCCGTCGGGCGTGCTCGAGCGCGGTCTGCTGCTCAAGCTCCGCTTCGCGCTCGACCACTACGTGAACCTGCGCCCGGGCAAGCTGTACCCGGGCGTCACCTCGCCCCTCGCCGACCCGGGCGAGATCGACTTCGTCGTGGTGCGCGAGGGCACCGAGGGCCCGTACGTCGGCAACGGTGGCTCGCTGCGCACCGGCACGCCCCACGAGATCGCGACCGAGGTCTCCCTCAACACGGCGTTCGGCGTCGAGCGCGTCGTGCGCGACGCGTTCGCCCGCGCCCAGGCGCGCCCGCGCAAGCACCTGACGCTCGTGCACAAGCACAACGTCCTCGTGCACGCGGGCCACCTGTGGCGCCGCACGGTCGAGGCCGTCAACGCCGAGTTCCCCGACGTCACGACGGACTACCTGCACGTCGACGCGGCGACCATCTTCCTCACGACGAAGCCGTCGCGGTTCGACGTCATCGTCACGGACAACCTCTTCGGCGACATCCTCACGGACCAGGCCGCCGCGATCACGGGCGGTATCGGTCTCGCCGCGTCCGCGAACATCAACCCTGACCGCACCGCGCCGTCGATGTTCGAGCCGGTGCACGGCTCGGCACCCGACATCGCCGGGCAGGGCAAGGCGGACCCGACCGCCACGGTGCTGTCGGTCGCGCTGCTCCTCGACCACCTGGGCCTCGGCGACGAGGCGAAGCGCGTCGAGGCGGCCGTCGCGGCCGACCTCGCCGAGCGGGGGAGCCGAGTACGCTCGACGGCCGAGGTGGGCCGCGAGCTCGCCGCTCGCGTCGCCGGCTGA
- a CDS encoding GNAT family N-acetyltransferase, which produces MAIELATPDVDGLGEALDALRAWQDDAAPLQLHPGDVGWFWRFGAQETAAALRTWRRDGRVVAVGLLDGPDLLRLGIAPDLQRDDELARRLADDAGRPERGVLGEGGASVEAPVGALVDEYLAVAGWRVDERWALLRRDLAAPVEDPAVRVREVGPPEAAAWAETLRSSFGGTRAAPERWHALATGLPYADARCLVVHDGSPGGGPSDGETPDGGPGPAVAVIGVWSAGPGRPGLIEPMGVHADHRGRGLGRAVTLAGLVALRELGASSALVATPASNVGGVATYVSAGFTHLPERFDRRREAG; this is translated from the coding sequence ATGGCGATCGAGCTGGCGACCCCGGACGTCGACGGGCTGGGCGAGGCCCTGGACGCGCTGCGTGCATGGCAGGACGACGCGGCGCCGCTGCAGCTGCACCCCGGCGACGTGGGCTGGTTCTGGCGGTTCGGCGCGCAGGAGACCGCCGCCGCGCTGCGGACGTGGCGCCGCGACGGACGGGTCGTCGCCGTCGGGCTGCTCGACGGCCCCGACCTGCTCCGCCTGGGGATCGCGCCGGACCTGCAGCGCGACGACGAGCTCGCACGCCGCCTCGCCGACGACGCCGGTCGACCCGAGCGCGGCGTGCTGGGGGAGGGCGGCGCGTCGGTCGAAGCACCGGTCGGAGCCCTCGTCGACGAGTACCTGGCGGTGGCGGGCTGGCGCGTCGACGAGCGGTGGGCGCTCCTGCGCCGCGACCTGGCCGCCCCGGTCGAGGACCCGGCGGTCCGGGTGCGCGAGGTGGGGCCGCCGGAAGCCGCCGCGTGGGCCGAGACGCTCCGCTCGTCGTTCGGCGGGACGCGGGCCGCTCCGGAGCGCTGGCACGCCCTGGCGACCGGGCTCCCGTACGCGGACGCACGCTGCCTCGTCGTGCACGACGGCTCGCCCGGAGGCGGTCCGTCCGACGGCGAGACGCCCGACGGCGGCCCGGGGCCCGCCGTGGCGGTGATCGGCGTGTGGTCGGCCGGCCCGGGCCGACCCGGGCTGATCGAGCCCATGGGGGTGCACGCCGACCACCGCGGCCGTGGGCTCGGCCGGGCGGTCACCCTCGCCGGGCTGGTGGCGCTGCGGGAGCTGGGCGCGTCGAGCGCGCTCGTCGCGACGCCGGCGTCCAACGTCGGGGGTGTCGCCACGTACGTCTCGGCGGGGTTCACCCACCTGCCGGAGCGGTTCGACCGGCGGCGCGAGGCCGGCTGA
- a CDS encoding branched-chain amino acid aminotransferase, producing the protein MSTLAAQHQPSSSEEDLIALFDVRPTDAPTPPAEREAAIAAPKFGTVFTDHMARISWNSTDGWVDRRIEKYGPLLLDPATAVLHYAQEIFEGMKAYRHADGSVWTFRPEANAARFARSAHRLALPALSVDDFVGSITALVRTDVDWVPTGDEASLYLRPFMYASEAFLGVRPSLEAEYLVIASPVGPYFSGGVKPVSIWVDREYSRAGAGGTGDAKCGGNYASSLLPQVVAQQHGCEQVCFLDSGTRTFLEELGGMNVFVVKADGSVETPELSGSILEGVTRSSIIRLLTDRGHDVVERRIPLTDVLAGIRDGSVTEVFACGTAAVITPIGRLAGSDFDHTIGGGEAGTLTMAVRAELTDIQTGRAADRHGWLRRLA; encoded by the coding sequence ATGAGCACCCTCGCAGCGCAGCACCAGCCGTCCTCCTCGGAGGAGGACCTCATCGCCCTGTTCGACGTCCGCCCCACGGACGCCCCGACGCCGCCCGCCGAGCGCGAGGCCGCGATCGCGGCCCCGAAGTTCGGCACGGTCTTCACGGACCACATGGCGCGGATCAGCTGGAACTCGACCGACGGGTGGGTCGACCGCCGCATCGAGAAGTACGGCCCCCTCCTGCTGGACCCGGCGACCGCCGTCCTGCACTACGCGCAGGAGATCTTCGAGGGCATGAAGGCGTACCGCCACGCCGACGGGTCGGTGTGGACGTTCCGCCCCGAGGCGAACGCGGCGCGCTTCGCGCGCTCGGCGCACCGGCTCGCGCTGCCCGCGCTCTCGGTCGACGACTTCGTCGGGTCGATCACCGCGCTCGTGCGCACGGACGTCGACTGGGTCCCCACGGGCGACGAGGCGAGCCTCTACCTGCGTCCGTTCATGTACGCGTCGGAGGCGTTCCTCGGCGTGCGCCCGTCGCTCGAGGCCGAGTACCTGGTGATCGCCTCCCCGGTCGGGCCCTACTTCTCGGGCGGCGTGAAGCCCGTGTCGATCTGGGTCGACCGCGAGTACAGCCGCGCCGGCGCCGGCGGCACCGGTGACGCGAAGTGCGGCGGCAACTACGCCTCCAGCCTGCTCCCGCAGGTGGTCGCGCAGCAGCACGGGTGCGAGCAGGTGTGCTTCCTCGACTCCGGGACGCGCACGTTCCTCGAGGAGCTCGGCGGCATGAACGTGTTCGTCGTCAAGGCGGACGGCTCGGTCGAGACGCCGGAGCTCAGCGGCTCGATCCTCGAGGGCGTGACGCGCTCGTCGATCATCCGCCTCCTCACCGACCGCGGGCACGACGTGGTCGAGCGTCGCATCCCGCTCACCGACGTCCTCGCCGGGATCCGAGACGGCTCCGTGACCGAGGTGTTCGCGTGCGGTACGGCCGCCGTCATCACGCCGATCGGCCGCCTCGCGGGCTCTGACTTCGACCACACCATCGGTGGCGGCGAGGCCGGGACGCTCACGATGGCGGTCCGCGCCGAGCTCACGGACATCCAGACCGGGCGTGCGGCCGACCGCCACGGCTGGCTGCGCCGGCTCGCCTGA
- a CDS encoding lipoate--protein ligase family protein has product MRGEYKVPGGKLVAVDVEVEAGRLARVAVSGDFFLEPDDALEDIDGALTGMPETATVAQLASAVQGALDEGVTMIGFSPEAVAIAVRRALGHATGWGDHTFEIVHEGPEEPAMHLALDQVLTEELDAGHRGPTLRIWEWASPAVIIGSFQSLRNEVDPEGAERHGVTVVRRISGGGAMFVEPGNTITYSLYVPGSLVEGLSFERSYAFLDDWVLGALADVGVEATYKPLNDIASPAGKIAGAAQKRLRGGAVLHHVTMAYDIDADKMLEVLRIGREKLSDKGTTSANKRVDPVRSQTGMAREDVIEAFKAHFRSRYRTVEGKVTPEERERAQELARTKFSTPEWTARVP; this is encoded by the coding sequence GTGCGTGGTGAGTACAAGGTCCCCGGTGGCAAGCTCGTAGCGGTCGACGTCGAGGTGGAGGCCGGGCGGCTCGCCCGCGTCGCGGTGAGCGGTGACTTCTTCCTCGAGCCGGACGACGCGCTCGAGGACATCGACGGCGCGCTGACGGGCATGCCCGAGACGGCGACGGTCGCGCAGCTCGCGAGCGCCGTGCAGGGCGCTCTCGACGAGGGCGTCACGATGATCGGCTTCTCGCCGGAGGCCGTGGCCATCGCGGTCCGGCGAGCACTTGGGCACGCGACGGGCTGGGGCGACCACACCTTCGAGATCGTGCACGAGGGCCCGGAGGAGCCGGCGATGCACCTCGCGCTCGACCAGGTGCTCACGGAGGAGCTCGACGCCGGTCACCGGGGCCCGACGCTGCGGATCTGGGAGTGGGCGTCGCCCGCGGTGATCATCGGCTCGTTCCAGTCGCTGCGCAACGAGGTGGACCCGGAGGGCGCGGAGCGCCACGGCGTGACGGTCGTGCGCCGCATCTCCGGCGGGGGCGCGATGTTCGTCGAGCCGGGGAACACCATCACCTACTCGCTCTACGTCCCGGGCTCCCTCGTGGAGGGGCTGAGCTTCGAGCGCTCGTACGCGTTCCTCGACGACTGGGTGCTCGGCGCGCTCGCGGACGTCGGCGTCGAGGCGACGTACAAGCCGCTCAACGACATCGCGTCGCCCGCGGGCAAGATCGCGGGCGCGGCGCAGAAGCGGCTGCGCGGGGGAGCGGTGCTCCACCACGTGACGATGGCGTACGACATCGACGCGGACAAGATGCTCGAGGTGCTGCGGATCGGCCGCGAGAAGCTCTCGGACAAGGGCACGACGAGCGCGAACAAGCGCGTCGACCCGGTGCGCTCGCAGACGGGCATGGCGCGCGAGGACGTCATCGAGGCGTTCAAGGCGCACTTCCGGTCGCGCTACCGCACGGTCGAGGGCAAGGTCACGCCCGAGGAGCGCGAGCGCGCCCAGGAGCTCGCGCGGACGAAGTTCTCGACGCCGGAGTGGACCGCGCGCGTCCCGTGA
- a CDS encoding YggS family pyridoxal phosphate-dependent enzyme: MPLPDPSSALPAQIAQNLARVRSRVDDAARAAGRAPSDVRLLVATKTQPADAVRAVVEAGADLIGENRVQELVAKAPDLADLVAVGRVEVRMIGHLQRNKVNQVLATATGVESVDSLALAEALAARSARDGRVLDVLVQVNVSGEESKSGVRPDDAPALATAVAALEGLRLRGFMTIGANSPDETVVRAGFARLREVRDAVVTSGAPGTGDARELSMGMSGDLELAIAEGATIVRVGTAVFGPRPTPR, from the coding sequence ATGCCCCTCCCCGACCCGTCGTCCGCGCTGCCCGCGCAGATCGCGCAGAACCTCGCCCGGGTACGGTCCCGGGTCGACGACGCCGCCCGCGCGGCCGGGCGCGCGCCGTCGGACGTGCGGCTGCTCGTGGCGACCAAGACGCAGCCCGCGGACGCCGTGCGCGCGGTCGTCGAGGCCGGCGCGGACCTGATCGGCGAGAACCGCGTGCAGGAGCTGGTCGCCAAGGCGCCCGACCTCGCCGACCTCGTGGCGGTCGGCCGCGTCGAGGTCCGCATGATCGGGCACCTCCAGCGCAACAAGGTCAACCAGGTCCTCGCGACGGCGACGGGCGTCGAGAGCGTGGACTCGCTCGCGCTCGCCGAGGCGCTCGCGGCGCGCTCCGCGCGTGACGGCAGGGTGCTCGACGTGCTCGTCCAGGTGAACGTCTCGGGCGAGGAGTCCAAGTCGGGCGTCCGGCCCGACGACGCGCCCGCCCTCGCGACCGCCGTCGCCGCGCTCGAGGGTCTGCGCCTGCGAGGCTTCATGACGATCGGCGCGAACTCGCCGGACGAGACGGTGGTGCGCGCGGGCTTCGCGCGCCTGCGCGAGGTGCGCGACGCCGTCGTGACCTCGGGCGCTCCCGGGACCGGAGACGCGCGCGAGCTGTCGATGGGCATGAGCGGCGACCTGGAGCTCGCGATCGCCGAGGGCGCGACGATCGTCCGCGTCGGCACCGCCGTCTTCGGCCCGCGACCCACGCCGAGGTAG